In Ipomoea triloba cultivar NCNSP0323 chromosome 7, ASM357664v1, a single genomic region encodes these proteins:
- the LOC116024391 gene encoding O-acyltransferase WSD1-like yields the protein MESMSGLRWRKQNGLKAIQTKIGKVAEVERKVEEDNNGYGEEPLSPSARMFHQPNFNVHVIAVMGSTCTIQPQLVKQNLVHTLLRHPRFTSVLVEDEKHKGEMKWVLTKVELDEHIVIPKLEEHNNNLLLRESPDKFVEDYIRNLSKTTLPKSRPLWDLHLLNLKTSDAEAVGILRIHHSLGDGASLISLLLACTRQTAHPHNLPTIPTKKRRPPVASSTSTSTMWPPPCFVSVWCFLTLMWNSLVDVFMFVATALFFKDTNTPIKAMPASHFNPRRVVYRTVSLDDFKLIKNAMNMTINDVALGVIQAGLSSYLNKRYGEDKEDEGEMEKTKHLPDNIRLRSTLLINLRPSAGIQELGEMMEKESEAKWGNCIGYVILPFRIELKENPLDYLKDAKSTIDRKKRSLEALYTSYIAQFVLKLLGIKAASCLSHRVIEHTTMCFSNLVGPQEEIGFCGHPMAYLAPSSYGQPHALMINFQSYINKMTMVLSVDENVIPNPHQLLDDLEMSLKLIKDATLANSLV from the exons ATGGAGAGCATGAGTGGGTTAAGATGGAGAAAGCAGAATGGCCTCAAAGCTATCCAAACAAAAATAGGCAAAGTTGCAGAGGTTGAGAGGAAGGTGGAGGAAGATAATAATGGATATGGAGAAGAGCCGTTGAGTCCGTCGGCGAGGATGTTTCATCAGCCCAACTTCAACGTCCACGTCATAGCAGTCATGGGGAGCACCTGCACCATTCAACCCCAATTAGTCAAGCAAAATTTAGTGCACACTTTGCTTCGACACCCTCGCTTCACTAGCGTCCTG GTTGAGGATGAGAAACATAAAGGGGAAATGAAATGGGTGTTAACAAAGGTGGAGTTAGATGAGCATATTGTGATaccaaagcttgaagaacacaACAATAATCTCCTCCTCCGAGAATCACCAGACAAGTTTGTAGAAGACTACATTCGAAACCTAAGCAAGACAACCCTCCCCAAATCAAGACCACTCTGGGACCTCCACCTCCTAAACCTCAAAACCTCCGACGCCGAGGCCGTCGGCATCTTGAGAATCCACCACTCCCTAGGCGACGGCGCGTCCCTCATTTCCCTCCTCCTCGCCTGCACTCGCCAGACCGCCCATCCCCACAACCTCCCAACCATTCCCACCAAGAAACGCAGGCCCCCCGTCGCTTCTTCAACTTCCACTTCAACAATGTGGCCGCCGCCATGTTTTGTTTCCGTTTGGTGTTTCCTAACGTTGATGTGGAATAGCTTGGTGGACGTGTTTATGTTCGTGGCCACGGCTTTGTTCTTCAAGGATACAAACACACCAATCAAAGCCATGCCCGCCTCTCACTTTAATCCTCGCCGGGTGGTTTATCGGACCGTCAGCCTAGATGATTTCAAGCTCATTAAGAACGCCATGaacatg ACTATAAATGACGTTGCATTGGGAGTTATCCAGGCTGGCTTGTCAAGCTATCTCAATAAGagatacg GTGAGGACAAGGAGGACGAGGGAGAGATGGAGAAAACGAAACACCTCCCCGACAACATTCGACTTCGATCAACTCTTCTTATTAACTTAAGACCATCTGCTGGAATTCAG GAATTAGGCGAAATGATGGAGAAGGAGTCAGAAGCAAAATGGGGAAATTGTATAGGTTATGTAATACTCCCCTTTAGAATTGAGTTAAAGGAGAATCCTTTGGATTATCTGAAAGACGCCAAGTCAACTATTGACCGCAAGAAACGTTCCCTTGAAGCTCTCTACACTTCTTACATTGCCCAATTTGTACTCAAGCTTTTAGGCATTAAG GCAGCAAGCTGCTTATCGCACAGAGTAATCGAACACACAACAATGTGCTTCTCCAACCTGGTTGGTCCTCAGGAGGAAATCGGTTTCTGTGGTCACCCCATGGCTTATCTTGCTCCTTCTTCTTATGGACAACCCCAT GCACTGATGATTAATTTTCAAAGCTACATAAACAAGATGACGATGGTGTTATCAGTGGATGAGAACGTTATCCCAAATCCGCACCAGTTGCTGGATGATCTTGAAATGTCTCTTAAGCTCATTAAAGATGCTACCCTAGCAAATTCACTAGTatag